One region of Kytococcus sedentarius DSM 20547 genomic DNA includes:
- a CDS encoding PIN domain-containing protein, whose product MIALDTNVLVRLLVQDDEEQSRLAREVAAGITPADPAFVAVVVWVESFWVLTRAYDLPAAQVLGAFSDLLDRDEVCSEAPRAVAQAVVGARGGADFADALIDAVATGHGCAEVVSFDRRAQRRLGWIDPAELLG is encoded by the coding sequence GTGATCGCCCTGGACACCAACGTCCTGGTCCGCCTCCTGGTACAGGATGACGAGGAGCAGTCGCGGCTGGCGCGCGAGGTCGCGGCCGGCATCACGCCGGCGGACCCCGCGTTCGTGGCGGTGGTGGTGTGGGTGGAGAGCTTCTGGGTCCTGACGCGCGCGTACGACCTCCCCGCGGCGCAGGTGCTCGGCGCGTTCAGCGACCTCCTGGACCGGGACGAGGTGTGCAGCGAGGCACCGCGGGCCGTCGCGCAGGCGGTCGTCGGGGCCCGTGGTGGGGCGGACTTCGCCGATGCCCTCATCGACGCCGTGGCCACCGGGCACGGGTGCGCAGAGGTGGTGTCGTTCGACCGCCGGGCGCAGCGACGGCTGGGCTGGATCGACCCGGCCGAGCTCCTGGGCTGA
- a CDS encoding AbrB/MazE/SpoVT family DNA-binding domain-containing protein translates to MSQTSLHSGKEVADMVMATMSSKGQVTMPKEVREALHLATGSRVVFEPAGEGEYVVRAVRGSGSLADLAGCLPRRGAPVTLEQMERAVADGAAASGASG, encoded by the coding sequence ATGTCCCAGACCTCCTTACACTCCGGTAAGGAGGTGGCGGACATGGTGATGGCGACGATGTCGAGCAAGGGGCAGGTGACCATGCCCAAGGAGGTGCGTGAGGCGCTCCACCTTGCGACCGGGTCCCGCGTGGTCTTCGAGCCGGCCGGTGAGGGCGAGTACGTGGTACGGGCGGTGAGGGGCTCGGGCTCCTTGGCAGACCTGGCCGGGTGCCTTCCCCGGCGGGGCGCCCCCGTGACCCTGGAGCAGATGGAACGGGCCGTGGCCGACGGTGCTGCTGCGTCGGGGGCGTCCGGGTGA
- a CDS encoding GNAT family N-acetyltransferase, which yields MHITTEAAARTDLDALPGLAWAPFAREDAAELNALFAVTREHDGDPERWSEAELLEYWDAERSRPTEDVLLGRDREATVVAVAWSGLNRAVTSLRTAHLGGAVHPEWRGRGIGRAVLAWELAHAADWDRATREEGFGPLALTAYCPVGQTDLRHLADRAGLPVVRFFHEMTAPLVDLPLLRDSAGEPITVVAPRIEEGARTALPAAGIRMLDWDPARSDEVLALRNATFAEHWGSVEQTPGMWAEVTEGSTFRPAWCVLAEDEATGELVGFATGAAYEQDWEPQGFTEGYTDLLGVLPSHRGRGLATALLGEQQRRFAADGMQAAGLGVDTENTSNALRLYESLGYRSTSTTCAHRLELPEGAPALT from the coding sequence ATGCACATCACCACCGAGGCTGCTGCTCGCACTGACCTGGACGCCCTGCCGGGCCTGGCCTGGGCCCCCTTCGCCCGCGAGGACGCGGCAGAGCTGAACGCGCTCTTCGCCGTCACCCGCGAGCACGACGGTGACCCCGAGCGCTGGTCCGAGGCCGAGCTGCTGGAGTACTGGGACGCCGAGCGGTCCCGCCCCACCGAGGACGTGCTGCTGGGCCGGGACCGGGAGGCCACCGTGGTGGCGGTCGCCTGGAGCGGGCTCAACCGGGCCGTCACCTCCCTGCGGACCGCCCACCTGGGCGGCGCGGTGCACCCGGAGTGGCGCGGCCGCGGGATCGGGCGGGCGGTCCTGGCCTGGGAGCTGGCGCACGCTGCCGACTGGGACCGCGCCACGCGCGAGGAGGGCTTCGGGCCGCTTGCCCTGACCGCGTACTGCCCCGTCGGGCAGACCGACCTGCGACACCTCGCCGACCGTGCCGGACTGCCGGTGGTGCGCTTCTTCCACGAGATGACTGCGCCCCTGGTGGACCTGCCGCTCCTGCGGGACTCCGCGGGTGAGCCGATCACGGTGGTGGCTCCCCGCATCGAGGAGGGGGCCCGCACCGCCCTCCCGGCAGCGGGCATCCGGATGCTGGACTGGGACCCCGCCCGCAGCGATGAGGTGCTGGCCCTGCGGAACGCCACGTTCGCGGAGCACTGGGGCAGCGTCGAGCAGACCCCCGGCATGTGGGCGGAGGTGACGGAGGGGTCGACCTTCCGTCCCGCCTGGTGCGTGCTCGCCGAGGACGAGGCCACCGGTGAGCTCGTCGGGTTCGCCACCGGCGCGGCGTACGAGCAGGACTGGGAACCGCAGGGCTTCACCGAGGGGTACACCGACCTGCTCGGCGTGCTGCCGAGCCACCGCGGCCGGGGCCTGGCCACTGCGCTGCTGGGCGAGCAGCAGCGCCGCTTCGCAGCCGACGGCATGCAGGCCGCCGGGCTGGGCGTCGACACCGAGAACACCAGCAACGCCCTGCGGCTCTACGAGTCGTTGGGCTACCGGTCCACCTCGACCACCTGCGCCCACCGCCTCGAGCTCCCGGAGGGTGCGCCCGCGCTGACCTGA
- a CDS encoding helix-turn-helix transcriptional regulator gives MPSSLARIGPMGLADSRQAAPEGSAEPARPLPRGPLPSAGDPSVWASGREAVSSPLGRVVAHRWWVQWAHDGSTPQSPQVLGHPVVHLTVEWGRSLAGDPAPMHGHLSPCILLHGPMRATFSVDLPPEGWVAGIAFHPGAFAAATGIEADRYAAQVVPAADLLGPAASTWLDRVVPHAHREGPAEASATLLDAAASRLRLPGPGEAPGYELVRAACDRMQNQGHRAVADVALDLHVSVRTLQREFRRLVGLSPLVVLRRYRLQEAAARLEEGGAPDLASLAADLGFSDHAHLTREFTAAVGLTPSAYRDRVARARAVHARA, from the coding sequence ATGCCCTCGAGTCTGGCTAGGATCGGTCCCATGGGGCTTGCAGATTCGCGACAGGCCGCGCCAGAGGGGAGTGCAGAACCGGCCCGCCCGCTGCCTCGTGGCCCGCTTCCCTCCGCCGGCGACCCCTCCGTGTGGGCCTCCGGCCGAGAGGCTGTCAGCTCACCCCTCGGTCGGGTGGTCGCGCACCGGTGGTGGGTGCAGTGGGCGCACGACGGTTCGACGCCGCAGAGTCCGCAGGTGCTGGGCCACCCCGTGGTGCACCTGACCGTCGAGTGGGGCCGTTCGTTGGCGGGGGATCCGGCGCCGATGCACGGCCACCTGAGCCCCTGCATCCTGCTGCACGGCCCGATGCGTGCCACGTTCTCGGTGGACCTCCCTCCGGAGGGCTGGGTCGCAGGGATCGCCTTCCACCCCGGCGCGTTCGCCGCAGCCACCGGCATCGAGGCCGACCGGTACGCGGCGCAGGTGGTGCCAGCGGCGGACCTGCTCGGGCCGGCCGCGTCCACCTGGCTGGACCGCGTCGTGCCCCACGCACATCGAGAGGGCCCGGCCGAGGCATCCGCGACCCTCCTGGATGCAGCCGCGAGTCGTCTCCGACTGCCCGGTCCCGGGGAGGCGCCCGGGTACGAGCTCGTGCGTGCCGCGTGCGACCGGATGCAGAACCAGGGCCACCGGGCCGTGGCCGACGTGGCCCTCGACCTGCACGTCTCGGTGCGCACCCTGCAGCGGGAGTTCCGCCGTCTGGTGGGGCTCAGCCCGCTGGTCGTGCTCCGGCGCTACCGGTTGCAGGAGGCGGCAGCCCGGCTGGAGGAGGGTGGGGCTCCGGACCTGGCATCCCTCGCCGCCGACCTGGGTTTCAGCGACCACGCCCACCTCACACGGGAGTTCACCGCGGCGGTGGGGCTGACCCCATCGGCCTACCGCGATCGGGTGGCCAGGGCCCGCGCAGTTCACGCACGGGCCTGA
- a CDS encoding VOC family protein: MNTSKNPGTVTVNPLLVLEDAAGALDLYQRVFGAEQLVRIDTPEGSVLHAELGLGDSIVTVMEASDDFGTASQSSVMDAAGKDPDTAAFSLDITVRDVDVTAKAAQEAGATVREEPADFQAAGVRFASIRDPYGVRWTIRQVIEEISKDEEQRRLQELFVGGAG, from the coding sequence ATGAACACCTCGAAGAACCCGGGAACCGTGACCGTCAACCCGCTGCTCGTCCTCGAGGACGCCGCCGGCGCGCTGGACCTCTACCAACGCGTCTTCGGCGCCGAGCAGCTCGTCCGCATCGACACCCCCGAGGGGAGCGTGCTGCACGCCGAGCTCGGCCTGGGCGACAGCATCGTCACCGTCATGGAGGCCAGCGACGACTTCGGCACAGCGAGCCAGTCCTCCGTGATGGACGCCGCCGGGAAGGACCCGGACACGGCCGCCTTCTCCCTCGACATCACGGTGCGCGACGTGGATGTCACCGCCAAGGCGGCCCAGGAGGCCGGCGCCACCGTGCGCGAGGAGCCCGCCGACTTCCAGGCGGCCGGTGTGCGGTTCGCCTCGATCCGCGACCCCTACGGCGTGCGCTGGACGATCCGTCAGGTGATCGAGGAGATCAGCAAGGACGAGGAGCAGCGCCGCCTGCAGGAGCTCTTCGTCGGCGGAGCCGGCTGA
- a CDS encoding PIN domain-containing protein, translated as MIGLDTNVLVRLLVDDDAEQSGLARELASTVTPAAPAFVPLVVWVETYWVLHRAYGIAPDEVLEVFDELAGRDEVLSENPRAVAHALRAAREGVDFADALIDASAQQAGCEVVASFDQKAQRMLGWSSPETLRG; from the coding sequence GTGATCGGCCTCGACACCAACGTGCTCGTGCGCCTGCTGGTGGATGACGATGCCGAGCAGTCCGGTCTGGCGCGCGAGCTGGCGTCCACCGTGACCCCTGCCGCGCCCGCCTTCGTGCCGCTGGTGGTGTGGGTGGAGACCTACTGGGTCCTGCACCGGGCCTACGGCATCGCGCCGGATGAGGTGCTCGAGGTGTTCGATGAGCTCGCTGGGCGTGACGAGGTCCTCAGCGAGAACCCACGGGCCGTTGCCCACGCTCTGCGGGCGGCGCGGGAGGGGGTCGACTTCGCCGACGCCCTCATCGACGCCTCGGCGCAGCAGGCCGGCTGCGAGGTCGTGGCGTCGTTCGACCAGAAGGCGCAGCGGATGCTGGGCTGGTCGTCGCCGGAGACTCTGCGGGGGTGA
- a CDS encoding AbrB/MazE/SpoVT family DNA-binding domain-containing protein: protein MVAATMTSKGQVTVPKEVRDALHLTAGSRLVFEATADGGYLVRGVREADSLAVMAGRLRRRGPAVSLVQMDGAIASGAAAGQSV from the coding sequence ATGGTTGCAGCAACGATGACGAGCAAGGGGCAGGTGACCGTGCCCAAGGAGGTGCGGGACGCCCTGCACCTGACCGCAGGGTCCCGTCTGGTCTTCGAGGCGACCGCCGATGGCGGTTACCTCGTGCGTGGAGTCCGCGAGGCGGATTCGCTCGCCGTGATGGCGGGGCGGCTGAGGCGGCGGGGGCCGGCGGTGTCCCTGGTGCAGATGGACGGGGCCATCGCCTCCGGGGCGGCGGCAGGGCAGTCGGTGTGA